The Sinorhizobium fredii genome contains the following window.
ACAGCTCGCCGATTTCATCGGCCTCGATACCTGTCTGTCAATCATGCAGGTGCTGCACGACGGCCTCGCCGATTCGAAATACCGTCCCTGCCCGTTGCTGGTGAAATATGTCGAGGCCGGCTGGCTCGGCCGCAAGTCCGGCCGCGGCTTCTACGATTATCGCGGCGACGTTCCGGTCCCGACGCGCTGAGGCCCGCGATATCGCTTAACTTTCCGGAGGCGGCGCTATCGCCACCTCGATCAGCCGCTTCGCATCGTCGCTGTCCCAGGCGGCCGGCCCGTTCATCGAACCGATAAGGCAACCCTTCTCGTCGATCAGCAGGGTGGCCGGCAGACCAAAGGCAAGCCCCTCCTTCTTCAGCGTGTTGAAGACGCCCATCGAGGCGTCGCGATAATAGCGCAGGTCTTTGACCCCGATCTCGTCGAGGAAGGCCTTCGGCTTGTCGTCGCCACCGGTGTCGATGTTGACCGCGACGACCTCGAAGCGATGGCCGCCAAGCGCCCCCTGCAGCCCGTCAAGCGCTGGCATCTCCTCGCGGCAGGGCAGGCACCAGGTTGCCCAAAGATTGACGAGCACCGTCTTGCCGGCAAAAGAGGCGAGCGTCAGCGGCTTTCCGTCCGGCCCCGTGAAGTCGAGACCGCCAATCGGCCGCGGATTGGCGGCCGGTGTCATCGCCGCCACCTGGCCGCGCATCAGCGGCGTCAGCGCTGCCACCTTTTCGCCGGCGAGCGGGCAGCTTGCGTCCGCCGTCGGCGCCGCGCCGCCATTGCCAGACCCGGTCTCCTTCACGTATACCGCAGCCGCACCGGCGATCACGCCAAACAGGGCAGCGAGCGCGAACAACTTCACGGCCGGAGGACGTTTCTTCTGGTCTTGCATTTCATTCTCCAAAGGCGGGCATTCCGATGGCTGACGGCAGTTCCGAGACGAAATCCTCCAACCAGATGTGGGGCGGACGCTTCGCCTCGGGCCCGGACGCGATCATGGAGGAGATAAATGCCTCGATCGGCTTCGACAAGAAGCTCTATGCGCAGGACATCCGCGGCTCAATAGCGCACGCCACGATGCTCGCGCATCAGGGCATCATTTCCGCCGAGGACAAAGACAAGATCGTTCACGGCCTCGGCACGATCCTGTCAGAGATCGAAAGCGGCGCCTTCGAGTTCTCGCGCCGGCTCGAAGACATTCACATGAACATCGAAGCGCGGCTGGCGACGCTGATCGGCCCCGCCGCCGGACGCCTGCATACGGCACGCTCGCGCAACGACCAGGTGGCGCTCGATTTCCGCCTCTGGGTGAAGGAAGAACTGCAGAAGACCGAAAGGGCCCTGACAGCGCTGATCGGCGCCTTTCTCGACCGGGCGGAAGAGCATGCCGACACGGTGATGCCGGGCTTCACCCATCTGCAGACGGCCCAGCCGGTGACCTTCGGCCACCATTGCATGGCCTATGTCGAGATGTTCGGCCGCGACCGCTCGCGCGTCCGCCACGCGATCGAGCATATGGACGAAAGCCCGATCGGCGCCGCCGCCCTTGCCGGCACCGGCTTCCCGATCGACCGGCACATGACGGCGAAGGCACTCGGCTTCCGCGAGCCGACCCGCAACTCGATCGATACCGTCTCCGATCGCGACTTCGCACTGGAATTCCTGTCTATCGCCGCAATCGCCGCCACGCACCTGTCGCGTCTTGCCGAAGAGATCGTCATCTGGTCGACGCCGCAATTCGGCTTCATCCGCCTGTCGGATGCCTTCTCGACCGGTTCTTCGATCATGCCGCAGAAGAAGAACCCGGATGCCGCCGAGCTCGTGCGCGCCAAGACCGGCCGCATCAACGGCTCGCTGATTGCGCTTCTGACGGTGATGAAAGGGCTGCCGCTCGCCTATTCCAAGGACATGCAGGAGGACAAGGAACAGGTCTTCGACGCGGCCGAAAGCCTCGAACTGGCGATCGCGGCGATGACCGGCATGGTCCGCGACATGAAGATCCGCGCCGACCGGATGAAGGCCGCCGCCGGTTCCGGCTATTCGACCGCCACCGACCTTGCCGACTGGCTGGTCCGCGCGGCGGGCCTTCCGTTCCGCGATGCGCATCACGTGACCGGAAAAGCCGTCGCACTTGCCGAAGAGAAGGGCTGCGATCTCGCTGACCTCCCGCTTGCCGAACTCACGGCGATCAACCCCGCCATTACCGACAAGGTCTTCGACGTGCTGACCGTCGAAGCGTCCGTCGCGAGCCGCACCAGCTTCGGCGGCACCGCACCGGCCGAGGTGCGCAAGCAGATTGCCTGGTGGCGGGCGCGCAATTAGTGGATTCGCTGCCGCCGGCGCGCCCCTAATCCCGCTGCCGCGACCTTCTCCCCGCACGCGGGGAGAAGGCTAGGGTGAGGCAGCGATATGCATTGAAACGTAGACATCTGCGCACACAAACAGGGTGCACAAGTCGCTGAAAAACCGATAAGAGACCGCTCTATCTAAGATCAATCGGCTTCAGCTTCGGCGAGGGACATGACGATGACATCTACCAAGGCGGCCCGGCTTGCGCTCCTGTTGGCAATTCCGGGGCTGGTTCTGACCGGCTGCGGGCGCAAGGGCGATCTCGATCGGCCGGGCGCCACCACGGCGATCAACACGAAGGCGCCCGCCGGCACCGCCGAACCGAAGGAGACGGTCGAGGACCGCCCCTTCCTGCTTGATCCCCTCCTCTAAGCGAGCGACACCCCCGTGAACCATTTCGACTATCGCGACGGAATTCTTTACGCCGAAGACGTCCCAGTAACGGATATCGCCCGCGCCGTCGGCACGCCCTTTTATTGCTATTCCACCGCGACGCTCGAGCGACACTACCGGGTGTTCGCAAGGGCCTTCGCCGACGTCGATGCGATGGTCTGCTATGCGGTGAAGGCCAATTCCAACCAGGCCGTACTGAAGACGCTCGGCCGCCTCGGCGCCGGCGTCGACGTGGTCTCCGAGGGCGAGCTCCGCCGGGCGCTCGCCGCCGGCATTCCTGCAGAGCGGATCATGTTTTCCGGCGTCGGCAAGACGCCGCGCGAAATGGACCTCGGGCTCGAGGCCGGCATCTATTGCTTCAACGTCGAATCCGAGC
Protein-coding sequences here:
- the tlpA gene encoding thiol:disulfide interchange protein TlpA, translated to MQDQKKRPPAVKLFALAALFGVIAGAAAVYVKETGSGNGGAAPTADASCPLAGEKVAALTPLMRGQVAAMTPAANPRPIGGLDFTGPDGKPLTLASFAGKTVLVNLWATWCLPCREEMPALDGLQGALGGHRFEVVAVNIDTGGDDKPKAFLDEIGVKDLRYYRDASMGVFNTLKKEGLAFGLPATLLIDEKGCLIGSMNGPAAWDSDDAKRLIEVAIAPPPES
- the argH gene encoding argininosuccinate lyase, which produces MADGSSETKSSNQMWGGRFASGPDAIMEEINASIGFDKKLYAQDIRGSIAHATMLAHQGIISAEDKDKIVHGLGTILSEIESGAFEFSRRLEDIHMNIEARLATLIGPAAGRLHTARSRNDQVALDFRLWVKEELQKTERALTALIGAFLDRAEEHADTVMPGFTHLQTAQPVTFGHHCMAYVEMFGRDRSRVRHAIEHMDESPIGAAALAGTGFPIDRHMTAKALGFREPTRNSIDTVSDRDFALEFLSIAAIAATHLSRLAEEIVIWSTPQFGFIRLSDAFSTGSSIMPQKKNPDAAELVRAKTGRINGSLIALLTVMKGLPLAYSKDMQEDKEQVFDAAESLELAIAAMTGMVRDMKIRADRMKAAAGSGYSTATDLADWLVRAAGLPFRDAHHVTGKAVALAEEKGCDLADLPLAELTAINPAITDKVFDVLTVEASVASRTSFGGTAPAEVRKQIAWWRARN
- the lptM gene encoding LPS translocon maturation chaperone LptM codes for the protein MTSTKAARLALLLAIPGLVLTGCGRKGDLDRPGATTAINTKAPAGTAEPKETVEDRPFLLDPLL